A window from Cryobacterium sp. SO1 encodes these proteins:
- a CDS encoding FAD-binding oxidoreductase, which produces MTSPLTNSTPPIVAHAGEAGYDAATASYNLRSTIAPAAAAVATTTTQVQDLVALARDRGLKIRVHSTGHGFNSVRPMGDALLIRTKMAAPVSVSLSEKTAVVPAGATWGEVTAAAAPFGLAPLHGSSPTVGAIGYLLQGGISFYGRKYGVAANSIRSITLVLANAALVTVDAESSSELFWALRGGGGGFGIVTSVTIALVEVPSVATGSTFWPASSAVAVLEAWEKWSRTASDSASTAFRMMRIPPQPGLPSALTDGPVICIDGAVLDDDETNGLVLINELLDPLRTDAAPLLDTWHTGSPSEVSTTHADPAEPVPFFGDHVSLTGLGADGIRALTTALAEPSAASLAIVELRQLGGALAVADPSGGAVNAVSGEFGFFAVGIIAGPVTEKDVAAELDRLRAVLAPWTSEYTVPSFVERLGAPQKSFDEATASRVRDLRRRFDPDGVFGGDVA; this is translated from the coding sequence ATGACCTCTCCCCTCACAAATTCGACCCCGCCCATCGTTGCCCACGCCGGCGAAGCGGGCTATGACGCCGCAACGGCGAGCTACAACCTGCGCTCCACGATTGCCCCGGCGGCCGCAGCGGTGGCCACCACCACCACTCAGGTGCAAGACCTCGTTGCGCTCGCCCGGGACCGCGGGCTCAAGATCCGGGTTCACTCGACCGGCCACGGATTCAATTCGGTCCGCCCGATGGGGGACGCCCTGTTGATCCGGACGAAGATGGCCGCTCCGGTCTCAGTGAGCCTGTCCGAGAAGACCGCGGTTGTCCCGGCCGGGGCGACGTGGGGAGAAGTCACGGCGGCTGCTGCGCCCTTCGGGCTAGCGCCGCTGCACGGCTCCAGCCCCACCGTCGGTGCCATCGGATATCTCCTGCAGGGCGGCATCAGTTTCTACGGCCGCAAGTACGGTGTGGCTGCGAACTCCATTCGCTCGATCACCCTCGTACTCGCGAATGCCGCCCTGGTCACGGTCGACGCCGAGAGCAGCAGTGAGCTGTTCTGGGCCCTGCGCGGTGGTGGCGGCGGGTTCGGAATCGTGACCTCGGTCACCATCGCTCTCGTCGAGGTGCCCTCCGTCGCAACCGGGTCGACGTTCTGGCCCGCGTCCAGCGCGGTCGCCGTCCTCGAGGCCTGGGAGAAATGGTCCCGCACGGCAAGCGACAGTGCGTCCACGGCGTTCCGCATGATGCGTATCCCGCCGCAACCTGGCCTGCCGTCCGCGCTCACTGATGGCCCCGTTATCTGCATCGACGGCGCCGTCCTCGACGACGACGAGACCAATGGTTTGGTGCTGATCAACGAACTGCTCGACCCGCTCCGCACCGATGCGGCCCCGCTTCTGGACACCTGGCACACGGGAAGTCCGTCCGAGGTTTCCACCACGCATGCCGACCCCGCCGAGCCGGTGCCGTTCTTCGGTGACCATGTCTCGCTCACCGGGCTCGGCGCGGACGGCATCCGTGCGCTGACCACGGCCCTGGCGGAACCGTCGGCCGCCAGCCTGGCGATTGTTGAACTTCGCCAGCTCGGCGGGGCGCTCGCGGTTGCCGATCCAAGCGGCGGCGCCGTGAACGCGGTGAGCGGAGAATTTGGTTTCTTCGCCGTCGGCATCATCGCAGGGCCGGTCACCGAGAAGGACGTGGCGGCGGAACTCGACCGCCTCCGCGCGGTCCTTGCCCCGTGGACGTCGGAATACACCGTGCCGAGCTTTGTCGAGAGGCTCGGCGCGCCTCAGAAGTCATTCGACGAGGCAACAGCCTCTCGAGTGCGCGACCTTCGCCGTCGATTCGACCCCGATGGCGTATTCGGCGGTGATGTGGCCTAA
- a CDS encoding ABATE domain-containing protein, with protein MSTPSIKVAARDAGLVIAGEPLAVDLADTIRMSFDPPRDLIQDVQRNEIFWKVEQPQLPEGAGAADLESTKRLRAGIRRLFDAKVDGAPLDADALHLINQFAAAAIAQPQLSTTEERPVARVNWISETPGALSLAVAARSAIEVLTGPNADRLRRCASHACSMFFVALNAKRQWCTPDGCGNRERVARYARAAVPI; from the coding sequence ATGAGCACTCCGTCCATCAAGGTAGCTGCTCGCGACGCCGGCCTGGTCATTGCCGGGGAGCCCCTGGCCGTTGATCTAGCGGACACCATCAGGATGTCGTTTGATCCCCCTCGGGATCTGATCCAGGACGTCCAGCGCAACGAGATCTTCTGGAAGGTCGAGCAGCCACAACTGCCCGAGGGAGCCGGAGCGGCAGACCTGGAGAGTACCAAGCGACTCCGCGCAGGCATCCGGCGACTCTTCGATGCGAAAGTAGACGGTGCCCCGCTTGACGCAGACGCCCTCCATCTGATCAACCAATTCGCCGCCGCCGCTATCGCGCAACCGCAGCTCTCGACGACCGAGGAACGTCCCGTCGCGCGGGTGAACTGGATCTCCGAGACACCCGGCGCCCTATCCCTGGCCGTGGCCGCGCGGTCCGCCATTGAGGTGTTGACCGGACCAAATGCCGACCGTTTGCGGCGCTGCGCGTCACACGCCTGCAGTATGTTCTTCGTCGCTCTAAACGCTAAGCGCCAATGGTGCACCCCGGACGGCTGCGGTAACCGGGAACGCGTAGCTCGGTACGCTCGGGCAGCCGTTCCCATCTGA
- a CDS encoding AraC family transcriptional regulator — protein MDPLTYFLDGPRAVGAFALAMHMNAPWAIRVDDNAALTVVAVTRGHARVDDVLLTAGDVALIRGPDAYIVTDEAASAPSIEIGPGQSCTTLDGRDLRDELRHGIRRWGNAAEGETSLLVGTYERPDEAGGLVARALPRLTIVPHNRSDGTLIGLLERELATDDPAAQVVVDRLLDVLVISTIRSWVEDPSRAGEATWLTCSDPLVARALESLHAEPAAPWTVESLARHVNTSRASLAARFRTSVGEPPMAYLTRWRLTIAGDLLHSPGTTVSEVARSVGYNNAYAFSTAFKRQVGTTPSEFRLRRPALSTAS, from the coding sequence ATGGACCCCCTGACTTATTTCTTGGACGGCCCTCGGGCGGTGGGTGCTTTCGCACTGGCGATGCACATGAACGCCCCCTGGGCTATCCGCGTCGATGACAACGCCGCTCTCACTGTCGTCGCCGTCACCCGCGGGCACGCCCGCGTGGATGATGTGCTGCTTACAGCCGGTGATGTCGCCCTCATTCGTGGCCCTGATGCCTACATCGTGACCGATGAAGCTGCCAGCGCACCCTCGATCGAGATTGGTCCCGGCCAGAGCTGCACCACCCTGGACGGCCGCGATCTTCGAGATGAACTCCGGCACGGCATCCGACGGTGGGGCAATGCGGCCGAGGGCGAGACGTCGTTGCTCGTCGGTACCTATGAACGCCCCGACGAGGCCGGCGGCCTCGTCGCTCGCGCGCTGCCCAGGCTCACCATCGTGCCCCACAACCGTTCCGACGGCACTCTGATCGGGTTGCTCGAGCGTGAGCTGGCAACCGATGACCCTGCCGCTCAGGTAGTGGTCGATCGCCTTCTTGATGTGCTCGTCATCAGCACTATCCGTAGCTGGGTCGAGGACCCTAGCCGCGCTGGTGAAGCAACGTGGCTCACGTGTAGCGACCCGTTGGTAGCACGCGCTCTCGAGTCCCTCCATGCTGAACCCGCCGCTCCCTGGACAGTGGAGTCCCTCGCCCGCCACGTCAACACCTCTCGCGCTTCGCTTGCTGCCCGGTTTCGAACCAGCGTCGGTGAACCGCCGATGGCCTACCTCACCCGCTGGCGGCTCACTATCGCCGGCGACCTGCTCCATTCACCTGGCACCACGGTTTCAGAAGTCGCTCGTAGCGTGGGATACAACAACGCCTACGCCTTCAGCACTGCCTTCAAGCGGCAAGTGGGAACTACGCCCTCGGAGTTCCGTCTACGCCGGCCCGCGCTATCCACGGCATCATGA
- a CDS encoding SDR family oxidoreductase: MTTLILGGAGRSGSRILDRLTADVFPVRSASRRTGFDWEDRETWRSALRGVTAAYVCFTPDLAFPGVTEKMEALGMLAAEHGLQRLVLLSGRGEEGARASEEALRSGGVPTTVLRCSWFQQNFSEHFLAGPVRRGRLRLPAPDTPEAFVDLDDIADAAVLALTSSAPQNETFELSGPELLTFAQAAEILAAAVRRPVTFESVDVPTFVEDLALDGVPAHEAEPLAYLFTDILDGRNASLSDRIQALLHRQPSSFQTYARRTAESGVWS, from the coding sequence ATGACCACTCTCATCCTCGGCGGGGCCGGACGTTCCGGCTCGCGCATACTCGATCGCCTGACCGCTGACGTTTTTCCGGTGCGGTCCGCTTCACGTCGAACCGGCTTCGACTGGGAAGACCGAGAGACCTGGCGTAGCGCTCTTCGCGGCGTCACGGCGGCCTACGTGTGCTTCACCCCCGACCTTGCTTTTCCGGGAGTGACGGAAAAGATGGAGGCACTCGGCATGCTGGCTGCTGAGCACGGCCTCCAGCGGCTCGTGCTGCTCTCGGGTCGTGGCGAAGAGGGCGCGAGAGCGAGCGAGGAGGCGCTTCGCAGTGGCGGGGTGCCGACGACGGTATTGCGCTGTTCCTGGTTTCAGCAAAACTTTTCGGAACACTTTCTCGCCGGTCCCGTGCGTCGCGGTCGGCTGCGGCTACCAGCGCCCGACACACCTGAAGCATTTGTCGATCTCGATGACATCGCGGACGCCGCAGTTCTGGCCCTGACCAGCTCCGCTCCGCAGAATGAAACGTTCGAGCTATCCGGGCCCGAGCTGCTGACCTTCGCGCAAGCAGCAGAGATCCTGGCCGCCGCTGTCAGGCGACCGGTCACCTTCGAGTCAGTCGACGTTCCGACCTTCGTTGAAGACCTCGCCCTGGACGGCGTGCCAGCCCATGAAGCTGAACCCCTTGCGTACCTCTTCACTGACATCCTCGATGGACGAAACGCATCATTGTCTGACAGAATCCAAGCCCTACTCCACCGCCAGCCATCGTCATTCCAGACGTACGCGCGGCGCACGGCTGAATCCGGAGTGTGGTCGTGA
- a CDS encoding DUF1772 domain-containing protein gives MVVIQVAAVVGAGLLSGVYAAFSTMVMPALRRLDDGDATTAMIQINRTAERGPFILIFAAAAVAATGLAAAAVPRGAIIELVVAGASLASTVVTMAINVPLNRRLERDGSTFWAEYSVRWTRANTVRAAFAATAVIVAGTHWAQNQTSIH, from the coding sequence GTGGTCGTGATCCAGGTCGCTGCAGTCGTGGGGGCAGGGTTGCTCAGCGGGGTCTATGCAGCTTTCTCGACCATGGTGATGCCGGCGCTGAGGCGTCTTGACGACGGCGATGCCACAACTGCCATGATCCAGATCAACAGGACGGCCGAACGCGGCCCGTTCATCTTGATCTTCGCCGCCGCAGCAGTGGCAGCCACTGGTCTGGCCGCAGCCGCGGTGCCCCGAGGCGCCATCATCGAATTGGTCGTCGCGGGAGCGTCTCTGGCGAGTACCGTCGTGACAATGGCCATCAACGTCCCACTCAACCGGCGGCTCGAACGCGATGGTTCGACCTTCTGGGCCGAATACAGCGTCCGTTGGACGAGGGCAAACACAGTGCGCGCCGCCTTCGCCGCGACCGCTGTCATCGTCGCTGGCACGCACTGGGCCCAGAACCAGACCAGCATTCACTAG